The following is a genomic window from Desulforhopalus sp..
GGTAGATGGAAAACAACAGAGGCAGGATAAACAGTGCAAGAACAGTCAGTTGAGGGAGGGCCGATGTCAGCGACGCGCCGTAGTTCACCTGTCCGAATTGGACCTCGATATAGTGGTTTATCGGCAGCAAGCTGCGCCAGATTTTCGCCCAGAGGCTCATATCGGTAACCGGGAAGGTTATCCCCATAAAGGCAAGCCCGGGGGCGGCGTAGGCGGCAGCAAGACTGAGCCCTCTTGTCGCATCGAGGGTGATGAAAAAGAACACCGAGGCGGCGGACAGGCTGGCACAGACCGTCAGTAACTGGGCAAAAGCAAGCAGTGGCCAGCTGCCATGCATCGGCCAGCCTTGCTGAATGTACATAAACCAGAGAAAGAGCAGGCCGTGCAGCCAGAAAAGGAGGGCCAGCGGTAAGAGTTTAGAGAAAAAAGCGGCAACCGGGGAAGTACCCAGCCATTGTCTCATTCCTTGGCGGCGTTGTTCGCCGGCCAGAGAAAGGACGGTTGCAGCGACCATCAGAATCTGCCAGGCCGCGGGCAACATCGCCGCAACCAGAAACTGTGCATAGTCGGTATTGATATTGAAAAGCGGCGTGGCTTGGGTGCCGACCGGTAGGGCAGTGGCCAGAGCCAGGTCAAATATCGGTGGGCCGACCGCCAGGTTTGTTCTCATCTCGACCTTGGTGACGAAGGTTGCCTGTGCCTGCAGGAGAGCGGCGTTGACAATCCTGCCGATCAGAAGAAACTGGCTGTTGACAAAGGCACTTACCTGAGGCGGATGGCCAAGGATTGTCATCTTTTCGAAATCCGCGGGGATAATAATCATGGCGTACATCTTGCCGGCCCGAAGGGCGGCAGCGCCCTGCTGCGGATCGCTAAAACCGGTATCGACTGCCAGGGATGGACTGCCATCGTAGTGGCGGACAAGGGCCCTCGACATGGCACTGTGGTCGAGATCGACAATGGCGATGGGCAGATCCCTGGCGATCCCCGCCGACATAATGGCCCAGAGCAGAAAGAACAACAGGAGAGGGATCCAGGTCACCAGGCTAAGCAGCCAGGGGTCGCTGAGTAAGGCCTGCC
Proteins encoded in this region:
- a CDS encoding ABC transporter permease, whose translation is MTDQPFARLISREWQALLSDPWLLSLVTWIPLLLFFLLWAIMSAGIARDLPIAIVDLDHSAMSRALVRHYDGSPSLAVDTGFSDPQQGAAALRAGKMYAMIIIPADFEKMTILGHPPQVSAFVNSQFLLIGRIVNAALLQAQATFVTKVEMRTNLAVGPPIFDLALATALPVGTQATPLFNINTDYAQFLVAAMLPAAWQILMVAATVLSLAGEQRRQGMRQWLGTSPVAAFFSKLLPLALLFWLHGLLFLWFMYIQQGWPMHGSWPLLAFAQLLTVCASLSAASVFFFITLDATRGLSLAAAYAAPGLAFMGITFPVTDMSLWAKIWRSLLPINHYIEVQFGQVNYGASLTSALPQLTVLALFILPLLFSIYRAGRLAVPPTKDTPCT